A DNA window from Fragaria vesca subsp. vesca linkage group LG3, FraVesHawaii_1.0, whole genome shotgun sequence contains the following coding sequences:
- the LOC101294735 gene encoding uncharacterized protein LOC101294735 gives MSSEGSRRVGGGGPDFDLPDEILAVIPSDPYEQLDLARKITSMAIAARVSNLEAEVGRLRMKLGEKDRVIFELEETASRLQRVNHDADSRLGIALEENMRISKERDSLATTAKKLSRDLAKLETFKRQLMQSLNDDNSSPARTVDIGTCDQAVPKAYPDEETNGYSAQYSSTGSTNMGNTTDEALRNGEQNFSLTPYITPRLTPTATPKVFSTTGSPRAYSTIPSPQQTSGATSPTKSYDGRNSVSSWYPSSQQSSAANSPPHGRPLSGRTPRIDGKEFFRQARSRLSYEQFSAFLANIKELNAKKQTREETLRKAEEIFGTDNKDLYLSFQGLLNRNIH, from the exons ATGTCGTCGGAGGGCAGCAGAAGAGTGGGTGGAGGAGGGCCGGACTTCGATTTGCCGGATGAGATACTGGCGGTGATTCCGAGCGACCCGTACGAGCAGCTGGATCTGGCGAGGAAGATCACGTCGATGGCGATAGCGGCGAGGGTTTCGAATCTGGAGGCGGAGGTGGGGAGGCTGAGGATGAAGCTGGGCGAGAAAGATAGGGTTATATTTGAGCTTGAGGAGACGGCGTCGCGTCTGCAACGTGTTAATCATGATGCTGACTCGAGGTTGGGGATTGCTCTGGAGGAGAAT ATGAGGATTTCCAAAGAACGAGATTCGCTGGCAACGACTGCTAAGAAGCTCAGCCGTGACTTGGCCAAA TTGGAAACATTTAAGAGGCAACTGATGCAATCTCTAAATGATGATAATTCATCT CCAGCCAGGACTGTTGATATCGGCACCTGTGATCAAGCAGTTCCAAAGGCATATCCAG ATGAGGAGACAAATGGCTACTCAGCACAATATTCGTCAACTGGTTCTACTAATATGGGGAACACAACTGATGAAG CCTTGAGGAATGGTGAGCAAAATTTTTCATTGACTCCCTATATCACACCTCGACTTACTCCAACTGCTACTCCAAAGGTCTTTTCGACAACTGGGTCACCTAGAGCATATTCTACCATCCCATCTCCGCAGCAGACCTCTGGTGCCACATCTCCCACAAAATCATATGATGGACGGAATTCAGTGTCTTCTTGGTACCCATCAAGCCAGCAGTCATCAGCAGCTAACTCTCCACCTCATGGACGACCATTGTCAG GGCGGACTCCTCGAATTGATGGAAAGGAGTTCTTTCGTCAGGCCAG GAGCCGCCTATCATATGAGCAGTTCAGTGCATTCCTGGCTAACATCAAGGAGCTAAATGCTAAAAAGCAAACCCGGGAG GAAACTCTGAGGAAAGCAGAGGAGATCTTTGGGACGGATAACAAAGATCTGTATTTATCATTTCAAGGATTGCTAAACCGCAACATACATTAG